One Spirochaeta africana DSM 8902 genomic window carries:
- a CDS encoding flagellin — protein sequence MIINHNMSAMFAQRQNGLNTQAVEKDMEKLSSGLRINRAGDDASGLAVSEKMRAQIRGLNQAERNAADGISLIQTAEGYLQQSQDIIQRIRELAVQASNGIYSSEDRMQIQVEVSQLVDEVNRIASHAQFNGMNLLTGRFARETGTNVVTASMWFHIGANMDQRERVHIGTMSAQGLGIQSPSGLPHTASFISLSTPEKANSAIGVLDNALQIVNKQRADLGAYQNRLEYARQGLNVGAENLQAAESRIRDADMAEQSVEYTKNQILSQSSTAMLAQANQRTQGVLQLLQ from the coding sequence ATGATCATCAATCACAACATGAGCGCAATGTTCGCCCAACGTCAGAACGGCCTGAACACCCAGGCGGTTGAGAAAGACATGGAAAAACTGTCATCGGGATTGCGAATCAATCGCGCCGGGGACGACGCCTCAGGTCTGGCGGTATCGGAAAAGATGCGCGCCCAGATCCGCGGCTTGAACCAGGCCGAGCGCAATGCTGCCGACGGTATCTCGCTGATTCAGACAGCCGAAGGCTATCTGCAGCAGAGCCAGGACATCATCCAGCGGATCCGTGAGCTTGCCGTACAGGCATCGAACGGTATCTACTCCTCGGAGGACCGAATGCAGATTCAGGTCGAGGTTTCCCAGCTGGTAGATGAAGTCAACCGCATAGCTTCTCACGCGCAGTTCAACGGGATGAATCTGCTCACCGGTCGCTTTGCCCGAGAAACCGGCACCAATGTGGTAACCGCAAGCATGTGGTTTCATATCGGCGCCAACATGGACCAGCGCGAGCGTGTCCATATCGGTACCATGAGCGCACAGGGATTGGGGATCCAGAGCCCAAGTGGATTGCCACACACCGCCAGCTTTATCAGTCTCTCCACTCCGGAAAAGGCTAACTCGGCTATCGGCGTGCTGGACAATGCTCTGCAGATCGTTAACAAACAGCGCGCTGACCTGGGTGCATACCAGAACCGTCTGGAATATGCCCGTCAGGGTCTGAACGTTGGTGCCGAAAACCTGCAGGCCGCCGAATCACGGATTCGTGATGCGGATATGGCTGAGCAGAGTGTCGAGTACACCAAAAATCAGATTCTGTCTCAGAGCTCTACCGCAATGCTGGCCCAGGCCAACCAGCGGACACAGGGTGTACTGCAGCTGCTGCAGTAA
- a CDS encoding CCA tRNA nucleotidyltransferase, with amino-acid sequence MLQTAPEYIAQKIPSVFFRFSQEFGDAGFQAVLVGGAIRDIVLGDEPGDFDFATDAEPEQVMQLFPSVIPTGIQHGTVTVRFHKHSIEVTTYRVDGEYSDRRRPDSVSFTRSLADDLQRRDFTINALAIALPDCQVIDETGGLQDLDSRTIRAIGTPQQRFREDALRIWRALRFSARLGFNIEPATAAAMQEEAAGVRAIAAERIRDEWIKLLSGSYAGEAVLYAAQIRILDTVVPDILTDTDVLRPVCQGFETAPNPAAENPGALWEWRFATLLAIAVQKDQKRVNELHRFLNERRYSRRDVSVLLHTLRAILADVPETADIVPARRYLHCLQKADYLLVQHYRRLLGLPTASRKMCELLHTESDRGIAYSPADLAVNGTELARILDRPPGPWVGRCLSSLLQRIVDCPEDNTPGTLLAYAREWAGSF; translated from the coding sequence ATGTTACAGACTGCCCCCGAGTACATTGCGCAGAAGATCCCTTCGGTCTTTTTCCGGTTTTCACAGGAGTTCGGCGACGCCGGTTTCCAGGCTGTGCTGGTCGGTGGCGCTATCCGGGATATTGTGTTGGGCGATGAGCCAGGTGATTTTGATTTTGCTACCGATGCCGAACCGGAACAGGTTATGCAACTGTTTCCCTCGGTGATCCCGACTGGCATACAGCACGGCACCGTTACCGTACGCTTTCATAAACACAGTATCGAGGTGACTACCTACCGCGTGGATGGTGAGTACAGCGACCGGCGTCGGCCCGACTCGGTCAGCTTTACCCGGAGCCTGGCTGATGATCTGCAGCGACGAGACTTTACCATAAATGCCCTGGCGATTGCACTTCCTGATTGCCAGGTTATAGACGAGACCGGGGGGTTGCAGGACCTTGACAGCAGGACCATCCGGGCTATTGGCACCCCTCAGCAACGGTTCCGGGAGGATGCCCTGCGGATATGGCGTGCCCTGAGGTTTTCCGCCCGGCTTGGATTCAACATTGAACCGGCAACTGCTGCCGCCATGCAGGAGGAGGCTGCCGGGGTTCGGGCCATCGCTGCTGAACGCATCCGTGATGAATGGATCAAGCTCCTTTCCGGCAGCTATGCTGGAGAAGCTGTTCTTTATGCCGCACAGATCCGCATACTCGATACGGTGGTTCCTGATATCCTGACGGATACAGATGTACTGCGGCCGGTATGCCAAGGCTTCGAGACAGCTCCGAATCCAGCCGCTGAGAATCCCGGGGCCCTGTGGGAGTGGCGATTTGCCACCCTGCTGGCAATCGCCGTACAGAAGGACCAGAAGCGTGTGAACGAGCTCCACCGCTTTCTGAATGAACGTCGCTACTCGCGCCGGGATGTGTCGGTTTTACTGCACACCCTGAGAGCAATTCTTGCAGATGTTCCGGAGACCGCCGATATCGTCCCGGCCCGTCGCTATCTGCATTGTCTGCAAAAGGCAGATTACCTGCTGGTGCAGCACTATCGCCGCCTGCTGGGATTGCCGACAGCAAGCCGGAAAATGTGTGAACTGCTGCACACAGAGTCGGACCGTGGTATTGCCTACTCCCCTGCCGACCTGGCAGTGAACGGGACGGAACTGGCACGGATACTGGATCGCCCCCCCGGCCCCTGGGTCGGCCGGTGTCTTTCCAGCCTGCTGCAGCGGATTGTGGATTGTCCGGAGGACAACACACCCGGGACCCTGCTGGCATATGCCCGCGAATGGGCAGGCAGCTTCTGA
- a CDS encoding ROK family protein: MIAGIEAGGTKFVCAVALDPQTILEEIRFPTTTPEETIAKALNFFMEMQEVHGPITSLGVGSFGPIDPNPGSPTYGMITSTPKPHWENIDIIGVLKESMDIPMGFDTDVNGAALGEYLWGAGQGLDVVLYLTIGTGVGGGVVVHGKPVHGLTHPEMGHIAIPRGDDRDSFAGVCPYHGDCVEGLVSGPAIAARAGRPGQDIPAEDPGWDTVADYIAQALCTYICVLSPNRIIVGGGVLGQEHLLERVRSLVLKKLNGYIRHPFLTPEGISQYIVAPGLGTKSGVIGAFALGLRAARES, from the coding sequence ATGATTGCTGGAATTGAAGCAGGGGGCACAAAGTTTGTCTGTGCAGTTGCACTGGATCCCCAGACCATCCTTGAGGAGATACGGTTCCCTACCACCACTCCCGAGGAGACAATTGCCAAGGCGCTGAATTTTTTTATGGAGATGCAGGAGGTCCACGGACCGATCACCTCGCTGGGGGTCGGCTCCTTCGGTCCGATTGATCCGAACCCCGGATCACCCACCTACGGGATGATCACCTCGACCCCCAAGCCACATTGGGAGAATATCGACATCATTGGTGTGCTTAAGGAAAGCATGGATATACCGATGGGATTCGATACCGATGTCAACGGTGCAGCCCTCGGGGAGTATCTTTGGGGAGCAGGGCAGGGCCTTGATGTGGTGCTGTATCTCACCATCGGTACCGGCGTTGGCGGCGGTGTGGTGGTGCACGGAAAACCGGTGCATGGGCTCACCCATCCGGAGATGGGGCATATCGCTATTCCCCGGGGTGATGACCGTGACAGTTTTGCCGGGGTCTGTCCGTATCACGGTGACTGTGTCGAGGGCCTGGTCAGTGGGCCGGCTATCGCTGCCAGAGCGGGCAGACCAGGACAGGATATTCCGGCAGAAGATCCCGGCTGGGATACGGTGGCAGATTATATTGCCCAGGCACTCTGCACCTATATCTGCGTGCTTTCCCCCAACAGGATTATCGTCGGCGGCGGTGTGCTGGGTCAGGAGCATCTGCTTGAGCGGGTGCGCTCACTGGTCCTGAAAAAGCTGAATGGCTACATTCGACATCCCTTCCTTACCCCGGAGGGTATCAGCCAGTATATTGTCGCTCCTGGCCTGGGTACCAAAAGCGGGGTAATCGGTGCTTTCGCACTTGGTCTTCGCGCGGCTCGGGAAAGCTGA
- the fusA gene encoding elongation factor G, translating into MNMRNIGIMAHIDAGKTTTTERILYYTGKSHRLGSVDDGTATMDWMTQEQNRGITITSAATTCFWQDHQINIIDTPGHVDFTAEVERSLRVLDGAVAIFCAVGGVEPQSETVWHQADTYHIPRIAYINKMDRTGADFQAVLHEMRTKLHAEPVPVQLPIGAESDFAGVIDIIARQELHWDAAGGGKEVRREPIREALQDVAREAYEQLLDVVTSQSEELTERYLEEGDLKPEDIHAELRRLTLNKQAVPVLCGASLRNVGVQPLLDAVIRYLPAPDQVPAIHGHHKKKDAEVEIEHDLEAPPLALVFKLQTDREAGTYSFVRVYTGKIEKGKAYTNIDKGRKERIHRLLRMHANRSEAVDALHAGEIGVAIGLKFSQTGDTIGSEGYPVILEPMHFPEPVISIAIEPKTMGDRDKLKEILALLSREDPTFFYREDEDTGQMIISGMGELHLDVMVTRIKDDFGVDARIGNPQVTYRESISASAVHTEVFDRVVGGKDNYAAITLQLEPLSRGSGNTYTCTVKNQEIPKEIFEAVEEGITGSFSGGVLMGYPMIDVGVTVTGIEYDPERTSTFACEAAASMGLDNAVRAAGPQLLEPIMKVDIMVPSEFMGDVIGGVTMRGGVVTSVDARGAIEHIRATAPLRKLFGYSTSLRSTTQGRGVFAMEFSHFAQKSEDS; encoded by the coding sequence ATGAACATGCGCAACATTGGAATTATGGCTCACATTGATGCAGGCAAGACCACAACCACCGAGCGTATTCTGTACTACACCGGTAAAAGCCACCGACTGGGATCAGTTGACGATGGTACCGCAACCATGGACTGGATGACACAGGAACAGAACCGCGGCATCACCATTACCAGTGCGGCGACCACCTGTTTCTGGCAGGATCATCAGATTAACATTATTGATACCCCGGGGCATGTCGATTTCACCGCCGAGGTTGAACGAAGTCTGCGGGTGCTCGATGGTGCAGTCGCCATTTTCTGCGCAGTCGGCGGTGTGGAACCTCAGTCAGAGACGGTATGGCATCAGGCGGATACCTACCACATTCCTCGTATTGCATATATCAACAAGATGGACAGGACAGGCGCCGATTTTCAGGCGGTGCTGCATGAGATGCGCACTAAGCTGCATGCAGAGCCGGTACCGGTACAGCTCCCGATTGGAGCCGAGAGTGATTTCGCGGGGGTAATTGATATTATCGCCCGGCAGGAACTGCACTGGGATGCCGCTGGTGGCGGGAAAGAGGTGCGCCGGGAGCCGATCCGTGAAGCACTGCAAGACGTTGCCAGAGAGGCCTATGAACAGCTGCTTGATGTGGTAACCTCACAATCCGAGGAGCTGACCGAGCGCTATCTTGAGGAGGGTGATCTGAAGCCTGAGGACATCCATGCCGAGCTGCGACGGCTTACCCTGAACAAACAGGCGGTTCCGGTTCTTTGTGGGGCATCTCTGCGCAATGTCGGTGTCCAGCCGTTGCTGGATGCGGTGATCAGATATCTGCCGGCACCGGATCAGGTGCCGGCTATCCATGGGCATCACAAGAAAAAGGATGCCGAGGTCGAGATCGAACACGATCTGGAGGCCCCACCACTGGCGCTGGTTTTCAAGCTGCAGACCGACCGCGAGGCCGGCACCTACAGTTTTGTCCGGGTTTACACCGGGAAGATCGAGAAAGGTAAGGCCTACACCAATATCGACAAAGGTCGCAAGGAGCGTATCCACCGCTTGTTGCGCATGCACGCCAATCGTTCCGAGGCAGTCGATGCACTGCATGCTGGCGAGATCGGGGTTGCAATCGGGTTGAAGTTTTCCCAGACCGGCGACACCATCGGGAGCGAGGGCTATCCGGTTATCCTGGAGCCGATGCATTTTCCCGAACCGGTTATTTCTATTGCCATCGAGCCGAAAACCATGGGTGATCGAGACAAACTGAAAGAGATCCTGGCCTTGTTGTCACGGGAAGATCCTACATTCTTCTATCGGGAAGACGAGGATACCGGGCAGATGATTATCTCCGGCATGGGCGAACTGCATCTTGATGTAATGGTTACCCGCATAAAGGATGATTTCGGGGTGGACGCACGGATCGGGAATCCGCAGGTGACCTACCGGGAGTCAATATCTGCCAGTGCGGTGCATACCGAGGTATTCGACCGCGTTGTCGGCGGCAAGGATAACTACGCTGCTATTACCCTGCAGCTGGAACCCCTGAGTCGCGGCAGTGGTAACACCTATACCTGCACCGTAAAAAATCAGGAAATACCCAAAGAGATATTCGAGGCTGTCGAAGAAGGCATAACCGGTTCCTTCTCCGGCGGGGTGCTGATGGGCTACCCGATGATCGATGTAGGGGTCACCGTGACCGGCATCGAGTACGACCCGGAACGCACCTCTACCTTCGCCTGCGAGGCAGCCGCCTCGATGGGGCTGGACAACGCGGTGCGTGCTGCCGGACCGCAGCTTCTGGAACCAATCATGAAGGTCGATATTATGGTGCCTTCGGAGTTTATGGGAGATGTGATCGGCGGGGTAACCATGCGCGGCGGGGTCGTTACCAGCGTAGATGCTCGGGGTGCAATCGAACATATTCGCGCGACGGCACCCTTGCGCAAGCTGTTCGGCTACAGCACCAGTCTGCGCAGTACAACCCAGGGACGCGGGGTATTTGCCATGGAATTCAGCCACTTCGCCCAAAAGAGCGAAGATTCCTGA
- a CDS encoding calcium/sodium antiporter, producing the protein MLVRGAVAGASRLGISRLAIGLTVVAFGTSAPEMFVSVVSSLQGRASLSLGNVLGSNIINIALVLGLLALWLPIHAQQQLKRFDIPCMLVSYGVLLAVVQFPRGTTSLPGITRPEGILLIALLILYLVIAYRTRRDKSDTHDAHTVPEIRSSSAGMIAWGVLAGILLLGIGSELVVSAAVWFTGNVLMLSERSAGILILAFATSLPELVTSLAALRKGETDISLGNIIGSNIFNSLGVLGLAATVRPLSGIEPGFPADIIMMFAVSLLLWFFLSLRRGLSKSGGLIMLVLLAGYVYRWLL; encoded by the coding sequence ATGCTTGTGCGCGGTGCGGTTGCCGGGGCCTCGCGACTGGGGATATCCCGACTTGCAATCGGCCTGACCGTCGTAGCCTTTGGCACATCTGCACCCGAGATGTTTGTAAGTGTGGTGTCATCCTTGCAGGGGCGCGCATCGCTGTCGCTCGGCAATGTATTAGGCAGCAACATTATCAACATCGCACTGGTGCTGGGGCTGCTGGCGCTCTGGCTACCAATTCATGCCCAACAACAGCTCAAACGCTTTGATATACCGTGTATGCTGGTGTCCTACGGCGTACTGCTGGCGGTTGTACAGTTTCCTCGTGGTACCACCTCGCTGCCGGGGATTACCCGTCCCGAAGGAATCCTGCTGATCGCTCTCCTGATCCTGTATCTGGTCATTGCCTACCGCACCCGCCGGGATAAAAGCGATACACATGATGCGCACACAGTTCCAGAGATTCGTTCTTCCTCGGCTGGTATGATTGCCTGGGGTGTACTGGCCGGAATTCTGCTGCTCGGGATTGGCAGCGAACTGGTAGTCAGCGCAGCGGTATGGTTTACCGGAAATGTGCTGATGCTGTCGGAGCGTTCTGCCGGTATACTGATACTGGCCTTTGCTACCAGTCTGCCAGAGCTGGTCACCAGCCTGGCAGCCCTGCGCAAGGGAGAAACCGATATCTCCCTCGGCAATATTATTGGCAGCAACATATTCAATTCACTCGGGGTGCTTGGACTGGCTGCAACGGTTCGACCGCTCTCCGGTATAGAACCGGGATTTCCGGCCGACATTATCATGATGTTTGCGGTAAGTCTTCTACTGTGGTTTTTTCTGTCACTTCGCCGCGGGTTGAGCAAGAGCGGCGGCTTGATTATGCTGGTTTTGCTGGCTGGCTATGTATACAGGTGGCTATTATAG
- a CDS encoding queuosine precursor transporter — translation MYNELLWVVMIAANFLIILALYRWLGQIGILLWIPIAVILANIQVIKAVELFGFNATLGNILYGTTFLVTDILSENHGKRSARLAVYIGFIALIAATVLMNLALLFVPAAEDFSQESLQTIFSLLPRITLASLLAYSMSQLHDVWAFHLWRKRFPAKRALWIRNLASTGISQALDSLVFTTVAFYGVFSISVFWDIVLTTYFLKLIVAFLDTPMVYMAQRWHDNPELRRQWQRRTSMLGVAEIEEEQ, via the coding sequence ATGTACAATGAACTGCTGTGGGTGGTGATGATAGCCGCCAACTTTCTGATCATCCTGGCGCTGTACCGCTGGTTGGGGCAGATCGGTATCCTGTTATGGATACCGATTGCGGTAATCCTGGCGAATATCCAGGTAATCAAAGCAGTGGAGCTGTTCGGGTTCAATGCAACCCTGGGAAACATTCTCTACGGTACTACCTTTCTGGTTACGGACATTCTGTCGGAAAATCACGGGAAACGCTCGGCCAGGCTCGCGGTTTATATCGGCTTTATTGCCTTGATTGCCGCAACCGTCTTGATGAATCTGGCACTGCTGTTTGTGCCAGCCGCCGAGGACTTCAGTCAGGAAAGCCTGCAAACAATTTTCTCCCTGCTGCCCAGGATTACCCTTGCCAGCCTTCTGGCCTACAGCATGAGTCAGCTGCATGATGTCTGGGCGTTTCATCTCTGGCGCAAACGCTTTCCTGCCAAGCGGGCACTATGGATTCGAAATCTGGCCAGCACCGGAATCAGTCAGGCGCTTGACTCGCTGGTTTTCACCACCGTAGCCTTTTACGGGGTGTTCAGCATATCGGTATTCTGGGATATAGTGCTTACCACCTATTTCCTGAAACTGATTGTGGCATTCCTGGATACACCTATGGTGTATATGGCTCAGCGCTGGCATGATAACCCTGAACTGCGTCGACAATGGCAGCGACGAACATCAATGCTGGGTGTCGCAGAGATAGAGGAGGAACAATGA
- a CDS encoding THUMP domain-containing class I SAM-dependent RNA methyltransferase, producing MKILQGSFPLQVVPLPQFAELALREVESLGVAKPRIEGSIITGYTDWEAAYRCIYQARLAMRVLAPLTRTSIRTKDELYAAAAAIEWGRLITPDTTFAVDVQGQHAEFSRLGYAALVVKDAVVDRCRTADGVRPSVDTANPDLRIHLYLSDRGSSVLSLDIGHGSLHRRGYRSVEAPAPLNEVLAASILEYAGYAPRRPLLDPFCGYGTILMEAAMRLLAVPAGYFRTPAFQPDPDWGNPVAWQRVRSSALEQMDRRCQQAERSIREPVLFGGDIDEAAVHSAERTLQRLPLGGIISSFEVRDAMQLICPRSDIPGLVVTNPPYDERVKTPDTAGLYRGFSLQAKQVLPDWSVHVVTGSETGAKAFALRTRNKLQVYNGQLRCTLLSADILPPKKLTIPRKEHP from the coding sequence ATGAAGATACTGCAGGGATCCTTTCCTCTTCAGGTTGTGCCCTTGCCACAGTTTGCCGAACTGGCACTGCGGGAAGTCGAGTCGCTTGGCGTGGCAAAACCCCGTATTGAAGGCAGCATAATAACCGGATATACCGACTGGGAAGCTGCGTATCGCTGCATCTACCAGGCACGTCTGGCAATGCGGGTTCTGGCGCCGCTGACCCGAACATCGATCCGGACCAAGGATGAGCTGTATGCAGCTGCAGCTGCGATCGAGTGGGGGAGGCTTATTACCCCCGACACCACTTTTGCGGTGGATGTGCAGGGGCAGCATGCAGAGTTTTCCCGGCTCGGCTATGCGGCACTGGTAGTCAAGGATGCGGTTGTTGATCGCTGCCGTACCGCAGATGGTGTCCGCCCGTCGGTGGACACCGCCAATCCTGATCTGCGCATTCACCTGTATCTGAGTGACAGAGGCAGTTCAGTGCTTTCTCTCGACATTGGCCATGGCAGCCTGCACAGGCGTGGTTATCGATCAGTCGAGGCACCCGCACCCTTGAACGAGGTGTTGGCGGCCTCAATACTGGAATATGCCGGATACGCTCCTCGCCGGCCGCTGCTGGATCCATTCTGTGGATATGGCACCATTCTGATGGAGGCTGCGATGCGTCTGCTGGCTGTGCCGGCAGGATATTTTCGCACCCCGGCATTCCAGCCCGACCCCGACTGGGGCAATCCCGTTGCCTGGCAGCGGGTGCGATCGAGCGCCCTGGAGCAGATGGACCGGCGCTGTCAACAGGCAGAGCGCAGCATCCGGGAGCCCGTGCTGTTTGGCGGCGACATCGACGAAGCGGCTGTACATAGTGCGGAGCGAACCCTGCAGCGACTGCCGCTTGGGGGGATAATCTCCAGTTTTGAGGTGCGCGACGCTATGCAGCTCATCTGTCCGCGATCGGATATTCCCGGCCTGGTGGTTACCAATCCTCCCTATGACGAGCGGGTCAAGACACCGGATACAGCAGGGCTGTACCGCGGTTTTTCGCTGCAGGCCAAGCAGGTGCTGCCGGACTGGAGTGTGCACGTGGTGACCGGAAGCGAGACCGGGGCCAAGGCGTTTGCCCTGCGCACACGCAACAAGCTGCAGGTCTATAATGGTCAGCTCAGATGCACCCTGTTGTCAGCAGACATCTTACCACCCAAAAAACTGACTATACCCCGCAAGGAGCACCCATGA
- a CDS encoding M18 family aminopeptidase has product MTHTSETAAQKLREFLDSAATPYHVQRQLASRLQQQGAVQLSETDEWDLSPGQLYFLTRNESAVIVFRTGRQPPSRHGFRIIGAHTDSPALKLKLSATASSHSKDIGLPTVPVEVYGAPLLYTWFDRSLGIAGRITTTDGAGISTQIVTLPHAGAVVPSLAIHLDRTVNDGFAPNPHSHMRAVLGSALPAGVGSPGELVARAIGCTDDWPLPEHELFLYDPQPAVITGLDSGLIQSGRIDNAAGCYTTIEALLNSPVGDHTQVGVFFDAEEIGSRTTAGADSGFLVSVLQRIVAIIEPHEPQAWFRAAAASRMVSNDGAHAVHPSRPERHDSDFSPRLNGGPVIKLSAAYRYASTGITAREFRSLAESAGVACQYLVNRADIPAGSTIGPFAAAQTGIPTVDVGLPMLAMHSIRETAGLADIEALTRVLQAFLKQETHFS; this is encoded by the coding sequence ATGACGCATACCTCAGAAACAGCTGCACAGAAGCTGAGAGAGTTTCTCGATTCTGCTGCAACCCCGTACCACGTACAGCGGCAGCTTGCTTCGCGGCTTCAGCAACAGGGTGCAGTACAGCTCAGCGAAACCGATGAATGGGATCTGTCCCCCGGCCAGCTGTATTTCCTGACACGTAACGAGTCAGCGGTTATCGTATTCCGTACTGGCCGGCAGCCGCCGTCCCGACATGGCTTTCGGATAATCGGGGCGCATACCGACAGCCCGGCACTGAAACTGAAGCTGTCTGCAACTGCCTCCTCCCATTCTAAGGATATTGGGCTGCCCACGGTGCCGGTAGAGGTATACGGGGCACCACTGCTCTATACCTGGTTTGATCGCAGCCTGGGGATTGCCGGCAGGATTACCACCACAGACGGCGCAGGAATTTCGACACAGATTGTTACCCTGCCACATGCCGGGGCCGTGGTCCCAAGCCTTGCGATCCATCTTGATCGCACGGTGAATGACGGTTTTGCACCGAATCCGCATTCGCATATGCGGGCGGTTCTGGGCAGTGCACTGCCTGCCGGTGTCGGCTCACCTGGCGAGCTCGTGGCGCGTGCGATCGGCTGTACAGACGATTGGCCGCTGCCTGAGCATGAACTGTTTCTGTATGATCCGCAGCCGGCCGTAATCACCGGCCTGGATTCGGGGTTGATTCAGTCCGGCAGGATAGATAATGCCGCGGGCTGCTACACCACAATCGAGGCGCTGTTAAACTCACCAGTCGGTGATCACACCCAGGTAGGGGTATTTTTCGATGCGGAGGAAATCGGCAGCCGTACCACTGCAGGCGCTGATTCCGGTTTTCTGGTGAGTGTGCTTCAGCGAATTGTCGCCATTATCGAACCCCATGAGCCCCAGGCCTGGTTTCGTGCTGCTGCTGCATCCCGAATGGTTTCCAACGATGGTGCGCATGCGGTGCACCCCAGCCGCCCGGAACGTCATGACAGCGATTTCAGTCCGCGCCTGAACGGCGGTCCGGTTATCAAGCTGAGCGCGGCTTACCGGTATGCCAGCACCGGGATTACCGCTCGCGAGTTCCGCAGTCTGGCGGAGTCTGCCGGTGTTGCCTGCCAATATCTCGTCAATCGGGCTGATATTCCAGCGGGTTCTACTATTGGTCCCTTTGCCGCGGCGCAAACCGGCATTCCAACCGTAGATGTCGGGCTGCCGATGCTGGCCATGCACTCAATCCGTGAAACTGCAGGCCTTGCCGATATCGAAGCCCTGACACGCGTGCTGCAGGCGTTCCTCAAGCAGGAGACGCATTTTTCCTGA
- a CDS encoding acyl-[acyl-carrier-protein] thioesterase: MHRLPFTDNYTLRPNEVDVEHLLRLSSLADMFQNSAWRSADVLGFGFHDLTSQGLAWVLSRMQITLDSYPDWGETVQLDTWPKRTDRLFALRDFELYSQSDKSEPVVRASSAWLLIDLKTRRPRRLESLESAMPSLDRDAIEATPVKLSCPDSMPLHNVVQVRRSNLDMNYHTNNAAYIAWIEDCIPMEMYQHRRIHELTVNFVGESFIGDQLTIEYQLDQNHMNGRICNQKKQDVVLFSAGLSTRT; the protein is encoded by the coding sequence ATGCACCGGTTACCTTTTACAGACAACTACACCCTCAGGCCGAATGAGGTAGATGTCGAGCACCTGTTACGACTGAGCAGTCTCGCCGATATGTTTCAGAACAGTGCATGGCGCAGTGCCGATGTTCTGGGCTTCGGCTTCCACGACTTGACCAGCCAGGGGCTGGCCTGGGTCCTGTCCCGTATGCAGATTACGCTCGACTCTTATCCGGACTGGGGTGAAACCGTGCAGCTGGATACCTGGCCAAAGCGTACCGATCGTCTGTTTGCCCTGCGTGATTTCGAGCTGTACAGCCAGAGCGACAAGAGTGAGCCGGTGGTTCGTGCCAGCAGCGCATGGCTCTTGATAGATCTGAAAACCCGACGCCCCCGCCGACTGGAATCCCTCGAGTCGGCCATGCCGTCACTGGACCGTGACGCCATTGAAGCAACACCGGTCAAACTGAGTTGCCCGGATTCGATGCCGCTGCATAACGTGGTGCAGGTGCGCCGAAGCAACCTCGATATGAACTATCACACCAACAATGCTGCCTATATCGCCTGGATCGAGGATTGTATCCCGATGGAGATGTACCAGCATCGCCGCATTCACGAACTGACCGTTAACTTTGTCGGCGAGTCATTCATTGGTGACCAGCTGACCATCGAGTATCAGCTGGATCAGAATCATATGAATGGTCGTATCTGCAATCAGAAAAAACAGGATGTAGTCCTGTTCAGTGCAGGACTGTCGACACGTACATAA
- a CDS encoding alpha/beta hydrolase, protein MKLELTNEQRVNPAAVSRFFPGNERAVLLIHGFTGTPYDMVYLGTQLNSQGFTVSIPRLPGHGTSFADFRRTGKHFWLRRVVDEYLELERRFEQVYIAGLSMGGLLSIILSGMFKPEKVALAAPAVAVYNRLMPLTPFLGSVVSRYRQPYESNNDDPNIKLLEPEYWEWQQVWGAGQVYSLQRYARRMLPLITAPTLTIVSERDGVVPLKAADIIDRKIGSSHHRILRLESSPHVVTNDIQRELVAREVCSWFLAEEN, encoded by the coding sequence ATGAAACTTGAACTAACCAATGAACAGCGGGTCAATCCAGCAGCTGTCAGTCGTTTCTTTCCCGGCAATGAACGGGCGGTACTGTTGATACATGGCTTTACCGGTACTCCGTATGACATGGTATATCTTGGAACCCAGCTGAACAGCCAGGGGTTTACGGTATCCATACCCCGCCTGCCGGGACATGGAACCTCCTTTGCAGACTTCCGTCGTACCGGCAAGCATTTCTGGCTGCGACGGGTCGTAGACGAGTATCTTGAGCTTGAACGCCGCTTTGAGCAGGTATATATCGCCGGACTGTCGATGGGTGGGCTGTTGAGCATCATTCTGAGTGGAATGTTCAAACCGGAAAAGGTTGCATTGGCCGCGCCTGCCGTGGCCGTATATAACCGTCTGATGCCCTTGACCCCGTTTCTGGGTTCGGTGGTGTCCCGGTATCGACAGCCATATGAGTCGAACAACGATGACCCGAACATCAAACTGCTGGAGCCTGAATACTGGGAGTGGCAGCAGGTCTGGGGGGCTGGTCAGGTATATTCCCTGCAGCGCTACGCCAGGCGCATGCTCCCGTTGATAACGGCCCCGACACTTACCATAGTTTCCGAACGGGACGGCGTGGTTCCCCTGAAGGCAGCAGATATCATTGACCGGAAAATCGGCAGTTCGCATCATCGGATATTGCGGCTCGAAAGCAGTCCGCATGTGGTAACCAACGATATCCAGCGGGAGCTGGTAGCGCGAGAGGTATGCAGCTGGTTTTTGGCAGAGGAGAATTAG